A region from the Lysobacter sp. BMK333-48F3 genome encodes:
- a CDS encoding chaperone NapD has translation MKPDGKHPGEREAEVHIASFVVQHRPNAAARVAAAVAAYSDLELAVAGATGSVVVCESADRRVLTERIDALRETSGVLNVLLVYHHAEPRAALEQPIDPPSQAD, from the coding sequence ATGAAGCCCGACGGCAAGCACCCTGGCGAGCGCGAGGCCGAGGTGCACATCGCCAGCTTCGTGGTCCAGCACCGGCCCAACGCCGCCGCCCGGGTGGCCGCGGCGGTCGCGGCTTACTCCGACCTGGAACTGGCCGTGGCCGGCGCCACCGGCAGCGTGGTGGTCTGCGAGTCGGCCGACCGCCGGGTGCTGACCGAACGCATCGACGCGCTGCGCGAAACGTCCGGCGTGCTCAACGTGCTGCTGGTCTATCACCACGCCGAGCCGCGCGCCGCGCTCGAGCAACCCATCGACCCCCCTTCGCAGGCGGACTAG
- the napA gene encoding periplasmic nitrate reductase subunit alpha, which produces MPLTRRDFIRTSAIATAAAAAGIPLSGGGSNLITEGELTGLKWSKAPCRFCGTGCGVNVAVKSGRVVATHGDVHAEVNRGLNCVKGYFLSKVLYGSDRLTRPLLRKKNGAYAKDGEFEPVDWDEAFDVMAAQFKRVLKEKGPGAVGMFGSGQWTIFEGYAANKLWKAGFRSNHLDPNARHCMASAVMGFMRTFGMDEPMGCYDDIEAADAFVLWGSNMAEMHPILWTRVADRRLSHPQVKVAVLSTFEHRSFELADIPIVFKPQTDLVILNYIANHIIRSGRVDRVFVDKHTRFRRGNDDIGYGLRPEHPLERRAKHAGDPNGGQDIDFAAFAAFVAPYTLEKTVEMTGVERGWLEQLAELYADPKRKVTSFWTMGFNQHTRGVWANNMVYNLHLLTGKIATPGNSPFSLTGQPSACGTAREVGTFSHRLPADMVVTNPEHRRHAEEIWNIPHGIIHDKPGYHAVEQNRALRDGKLNAYWVMVNNNMQAAANLMQETLPGYRNPANFIVVSDAYPTVTAQAADLILPAAMWVEKEGAYGNAERRTQFWHQLVKAPGQARSDLWQLMEFSKRFTTEECWPAELLAANPQFKGKTLYEVLFRNGNVDRYPLSDIEAGYDNDESAAFGYYVHKGLFEEYAAFGRGHGHDLAPFDDYHRARGLRWPVVAGKETRWRYREGADPYVKPGRGFEFYGNPDGRAVIWALPYEPPAESPDQEFDLWLVTGRVLEHWHSGSMTMRVPELYRSFPAAVVFMNPDDAKARGLKRGDPVRVASRRGEMLSRLETRGRNRMPRGVIFVPWFDAGQLINKVTLDATDPISKQTDYKKCAVKVQAA; this is translated from the coding sequence ATGCCCCTGACCCGACGCGATTTCATCCGCACCAGCGCGATCGCCACCGCGGCCGCCGCGGCCGGCATTCCATTGTCCGGCGGCGGCAGCAACCTGATCACCGAGGGCGAGCTGACCGGGCTGAAGTGGAGCAAGGCGCCGTGCCGGTTCTGCGGCACCGGCTGCGGGGTCAACGTGGCGGTGAAGTCGGGCCGGGTGGTGGCCACCCACGGCGACGTGCATGCCGAGGTCAACCGCGGCCTGAACTGCGTCAAGGGCTATTTCCTGTCCAAGGTGCTGTACGGCAGCGACCGCCTGACCCGGCCGCTGCTGCGCAAGAAGAACGGCGCCTACGCCAAGGACGGCGAGTTCGAACCGGTCGACTGGGACGAGGCCTTCGACGTGATGGCGGCGCAGTTCAAGCGCGTACTCAAGGAGAAAGGCCCGGGCGCGGTCGGCATGTTCGGCTCGGGACAGTGGACGATCTTCGAGGGCTACGCCGCCAACAAGCTGTGGAAGGCCGGCTTCCGCAGCAATCACCTTGACCCCAATGCGCGCCACTGCATGGCCTCTGCGGTGATGGGCTTCATGCGCACCTTCGGCATGGACGAGCCGATGGGCTGCTACGACGACATCGAAGCCGCCGACGCCTTCGTGCTGTGGGGCTCGAACATGGCCGAGATGCACCCGATCCTGTGGACCCGGGTCGCCGACCGGCGCCTGTCGCACCCGCAGGTCAAAGTCGCGGTGCTGTCGACCTTCGAGCACCGCAGCTTCGAGCTGGCCGACATCCCGATCGTGTTCAAGCCGCAGACCGATCTGGTGATCCTCAACTACATCGCCAACCACATCATCCGCAGCGGCCGGGTCGACCGCGTCTTCGTCGACAAGCACACCCGCTTCCGCCGCGGCAACGACGACATCGGCTACGGCCTGCGCCCCGAGCACCCGCTGGAGCGCCGGGCCAAGCATGCCGGCGACCCCAACGGCGGCCAGGACATCGACTTCGCCGCGTTCGCCGCCTTCGTCGCGCCGTACACGCTGGAAAAGACGGTAGAGATGACCGGGGTGGAGCGCGGCTGGCTGGAGCAACTGGCCGAGCTCTACGCCGACCCCAAGCGCAAGGTGACCTCGTTCTGGACCATGGGCTTCAACCAGCACACCCGCGGGGTGTGGGCCAACAACATGGTCTACAACCTGCACCTGCTGACCGGCAAGATCGCCACCCCGGGCAACAGCCCGTTCTCGCTGACCGGCCAGCCCTCGGCCTGCGGCACCGCGCGCGAGGTCGGCACCTTCAGCCACCGCCTGCCGGCGGACATGGTGGTGACCAACCCCGAGCACCGGCGCCATGCCGAGGAGATCTGGAACATCCCCCACGGGATCATCCACGACAAACCCGGCTACCACGCGGTCGAGCAGAACCGCGCGCTGCGCGACGGCAAGCTCAACGCCTACTGGGTGATGGTCAACAACAACATGCAGGCGGCCGCGAACCTGATGCAGGAGACCCTGCCGGGCTATCGCAACCCGGCCAACTTCATCGTCGTCTCCGACGCTTATCCCACCGTGACCGCGCAGGCCGCCGACCTGATCCTGCCAGCGGCGATGTGGGTGGAGAAGGAGGGCGCCTACGGCAATGCCGAGCGCCGCACCCAGTTCTGGCATCAACTGGTCAAGGCGCCGGGGCAGGCCAGATCCGACCTGTGGCAGTTGATGGAGTTCTCCAAGCGCTTCACCACCGAGGAATGCTGGCCGGCCGAACTGCTGGCGGCCAACCCGCAGTTCAAGGGCAAGACTCTGTACGAGGTACTGTTCCGCAACGGCAACGTAGACCGCTATCCGCTGTCCGACATCGAGGCCGGCTACGACAACGACGAGTCGGCCGCGTTCGGCTACTACGTGCACAAGGGCCTGTTCGAGGAATACGCCGCCTTCGGCCGCGGCCACGGCCACGACCTGGCGCCGTTCGACGACTACCACCGCGCGCGCGGCCTGCGCTGGCCGGTGGTCGCCGGCAAGGAAACGCGCTGGCGCTATCGCGAGGGCGCCGACCCCTACGTCAAGCCCGGCCGCGGCTTCGAGTTCTACGGCAACCCCGACGGCCGCGCGGTGATCTGGGCCTTGCCCTACGAACCGCCGGCCGAGTCGCCGGACCAGGAGTTCGACCTGTGGCTGGTCACCGGCCGGGTGCTGGAGCATTGGCATTCGGGCTCGATGACCATGCGCGTGCCCGAGCTGTACCGTAGCTTCCCGGCCGCGGTGGTGTTCATGAACCCCGACGACGCCAAGGCGCGCGGGCTCAAGCGCGGCGACCCGGTGCGGGTGGCCTCGCGGCGCGGCGAGATGTTGTCGCGGCTGGAGACGCGCGGGCGCAACCGGATGCCGCGCGGTGTGATCTTCGTGCCCTGGTTCGACGCCGGCCAGTTGATCAACAAGGTCACCCTGGACGCGACCGATCCGATCTCCAAGCAGACCGACTACAAGAAGTGCGCGGTCAAGGTCCAGGCGGCGTAG
- a CDS encoding nitrate reductase cytochrome c-type subunit: MRNKTLLIATAMALALAAMAFSAGWLFGSGEKPRPSAPPPALPVAAAADDLGPAGMQLDAIRRGVPIGREAVPPPLARVENADLKRVRAYPMQPPTIPHTIDGYQVDKNSNRCMLCHARVNAATFQAPPVSVTHYMDRDDQFLAAVSPRRYFCNQCHVVQTDAKPLVGNAFEDVDSLLHPPAKD, translated from the coding sequence ATGCGCAACAAGACCCTGTTGATCGCGACGGCGATGGCGCTGGCCCTGGCGGCGATGGCGTTCTCCGCTGGCTGGTTGTTCGGATCGGGCGAGAAGCCGCGCCCCTCGGCGCCTCCGCCGGCCTTGCCGGTGGCCGCGGCGGCCGACGATCTCGGCCCGGCCGGCATGCAGCTCGATGCGATCCGGCGCGGCGTGCCGATCGGCCGCGAGGCCGTGCCGCCGCCGCTGGCCCGGGTCGAGAACGCCGACCTCAAGCGGGTGCGCGCCTATCCGATGCAGCCGCCGACCATCCCGCACACCATCGACGGCTACCAGGTCGACAAGAACAGCAACCGCTGCATGCTCTGCCATGCGCGAGTCAACGCCGCCACCTTCCAGGCGCCGCCGGTCAGCGTCACCCACTACATGGACCGCGACGATCAGTTCCTGGCGGCGGTGTCGCCGCGGCGCTATTTCTGCAATCAGTGCCACGTGGTCCAGACCGACGCCAAGCCGCTGGTGGGCAACGCGTTCGAGGACGTCGACAGCCTGCTGCATCCGCCGGCGAAGGACTAG
- a CDS encoding cytochrome c3 family protein produces MWIRGKAILLSLWRTLRAPSVHYSLGFLTVAGFLAGIVFWGGFNTALEATNTEQFCTGCHEMRDNVFEELKGTIHYSNRSGVRATCPDCHVPHDWTDKIARKMQASKEVWGKLFGSIDTREKFLDHRLQLAMHEWTRLKANDSLECRNCHDYDSMDLTRQGSRAAQIHKRWLGTREKTCIDCHKGIAHRLPDMTGVPQG; encoded by the coding sequence ATGTGGATCCGAGGCAAGGCGATCCTGTTGTCCCTGTGGCGCACGCTGCGTGCGCCGAGCGTGCACTACAGCCTGGGCTTTCTGACTGTGGCCGGCTTCCTCGCCGGCATCGTGTTCTGGGGCGGCTTCAACACCGCGCTGGAAGCGACCAATACCGAACAGTTCTGCACCGGTTGCCACGAGATGCGCGACAACGTGTTCGAGGAGCTCAAGGGCACGATCCACTACAGCAACCGCTCCGGCGTGCGCGCCACTTGTCCGGACTGCCACGTGCCGCACGACTGGACCGACAAGATCGCGCGCAAGATGCAGGCCTCCAAGGAGGTCTGGGGCAAGCTGTTCGGCAGCATCGACACCCGCGAGAAGTTCCTCGACCACCGCCTGCAACTGGCGATGCACGAGTGGACCCGGCTCAAGGCCAACGACTCGCTGGAATGCCGCAACTGCCACGACTACGACTCGATGGACCTGACCCGGCAGGGCTCGCGCGCGGCGCAGATCCACAAGCGCTGGCTGGGCACGCGCGAGAAGACCTGCATCGATTGCCACAAGGGCATCGCCCATCGCCTGCCGGACATGACCGGGGTGCCGCAGGGCTAG
- a CDS encoding DUF4333 domain-containing protein, whose product MMAAFATAPRTMDRFARRTAHLAWPAPSALPHAGLAWTPGKALPALLLAAVALGAAGCRDIGRDRHQAAIELSERVRRALAADGIAVDGAVACIQPLPSRIGAATQCATGLPGDHARLYDVQVRSIGAAGPTLQVRPARLTVARASVEARAVELLARHPNAQPIRSAQCPADLSGLPGQSLRCRAVLPDGRRNDFTATLEGVSGGFVTALFTKYTIAQDVSPERLAASLDGLLRANRELPPSQLKGARVDCSGALQAMAGASARCTLSGPRLLPTEIAVRYRGIDAKTQQIMMEYESIDPERARK is encoded by the coding sequence ATGATGGCCGCTTTCGCCACCGCCCCGCGAACCATGGACCGATTCGCCCGTCGCACCGCTCACCTCGCTTGGCCCGCTCCGTCGGCACTGCCGCATGCCGGCCTGGCCTGGACTCCGGGCAAGGCGCTGCCAGCGTTGTTGCTGGCGGCCGTCGCCCTAGGCGCGGCGGGTTGCCGCGATATCGGCCGGGACAGGCACCAGGCCGCGATCGAATTGAGCGAGCGCGTACGCCGTGCGCTTGCGGCCGACGGTATCGCGGTCGACGGCGCCGTCGCCTGCATCCAGCCGCTGCCGTCGCGGATCGGCGCCGCGACCCAGTGCGCGACCGGGCTGCCCGGCGACCACGCCCGCCTTTACGACGTGCAGGTGCGATCGATCGGCGCCGCCGGCCCGACGCTGCAGGTCCGGCCGGCGCGCTTGACGGTCGCGCGGGCCAGCGTGGAGGCGCGCGCGGTCGAGCTATTGGCCCGCCACCCGAACGCTCAGCCGATCCGCTCCGCGCAGTGCCCGGCCGATCTGTCCGGCCTCCCCGGCCAATCCCTGCGGTGCCGAGCGGTCTTGCCCGACGGCCGGCGCAACGATTTCACCGCCACCCTGGAGGGCGTGTCCGGCGGCTTCGTCACCGCCTTGTTCACCAAATACACCATCGCCCAGGACGTGTCGCCGGAGCGGCTCGCCGCCAGCCTCGACGGACTGTTGCGGGCCAACCGGGAGCTGCCGCCGTCGCAGCTGAAAGGCGCCCGGGTCGACTGCTCCGGCGCGCTGCAAGCCATGGCCGGCGCCAGCGCGCGTTGCACCTTGAGCGGCCCGCGCCTGCTCCCGACCGAAATCGCGGTGCGCTACCGCGGCATCGACGCGAAGACCCAACAGATCATGATGGAATACGAATCGATCGACCCGGAACGCGCCCGGAAATGA
- a CDS encoding response regulator transcription factor, whose product MRILVVEDQSDLRQAVAKRIRALGHAADEAEDGASAESFVRSYVYDALILDRLLPDGDAIVLLRRWRGEGLAAPALFLTACDQVDDRIEGLASGADDYLVKPFSMDELMARIAAIARRGGSIRPTRLRVGDLEIDLGRREVHRRGVLLPLRPKEFAVLQLLAERAGRVVSRSELIAGCWGEDHEPASNAEEVVVAALRRKLGDPSPLRTVRGAGYLLEDGLLEDGDGPQAP is encoded by the coding sequence ATGCGCATTCTCGTCGTCGAAGATCAGTCCGACCTGCGGCAGGCGGTGGCCAAGCGGATCCGCGCGCTCGGCCATGCCGCCGACGAGGCCGAGGACGGCGCCAGCGCCGAGTCCTTCGTCCGCAGTTATGTCTACGACGCGCTGATCCTGGACCGCCTGTTGCCCGACGGCGACGCCATCGTCCTGCTGCGGCGCTGGCGCGGCGAGGGTCTGGCCGCGCCGGCGCTGTTCCTGACCGCCTGCGATCAGGTCGACGACCGCATCGAAGGCCTGGCCAGCGGCGCCGACGACTATCTGGTCAAGCCGTTCTCGATGGACGAGCTGATGGCGCGGATCGCCGCGATCGCCCGCCGCGGCGGCTCGATCCGGCCCACCAGGCTGCGGGTCGGCGATCTGGAGATCGACCTGGGCCGGCGCGAAGTGCACCGGCGCGGGGTGCTGTTGCCGCTGCGGCCGAAGGAGTTCGCGGTGCTGCAGCTGCTGGCCGAACGCGCCGGCCGGGTGGTGTCGCGCAGCGAGCTGATCGCCGGCTGCTGGGGCGAGGACCACGAGCCGGCCTCGAACGCCGAAGAAGTGGTGGTGGCCGCGTTGCGGCGCAAGCTCGGCGATCCCTCGCCGCTGCGCACGGTGCGCGGCGCCGGCTATCTGCTCGAAGACGGCCTGCTCGAAGACGGCGATGGCCCCCAGGCCCCGTGA
- a CDS encoding HAMP domain-containing sensor histidine kinase gives MAPRPRDRRLRRLHLRLTLGWAGAWLLCVAALCALAIATHARLSRLDFESAMQLRASAVYGLTWFDERGAFHDELLRREPGVLDEAVDIWVIAPGTPPRVLLAPPRPRFDLQARFARVDAWVAGAQDFAEEGRDGRGRAYRLQARVTYDDQDRPRALILVVADPALRDAAQAAFVRNTLLIVAALAALGLLLGNLLARRALRPVVQSFEMQERFIASAAHELRAPVANLRALCESAAAGDDSPQRALDRVGDIALQASGLVDKLLLLARLDSGGAPLQKQSLRLDLLAEAALPDDGSVALEARESVVQADPVLLQSALRNLVENALAHGRRDGAPAAVRVTVGAGWVTVEDDGPGFPESLRQRLAQPFVASAGSRGAGLGLSIVRHIAQLHGGSLSLENRESGGARAVLRLPD, from the coding sequence ATGGCCCCCAGGCCCCGTGATCGCCGGCTGCGCCGGCTGCATCTGCGCCTGACCCTGGGCTGGGCCGGCGCTTGGCTGCTGTGCGTGGCGGCGCTGTGCGCGCTGGCGATCGCCACCCATGCCCGGCTGAGCCGGCTGGATTTCGAATCGGCGATGCAATTGCGCGCCAGCGCGGTGTACGGCCTGACCTGGTTCGACGAACGCGGCGCGTTCCACGACGAGTTGCTGCGCCGCGAGCCGGGCGTGCTCGACGAGGCCGTCGACATCTGGGTGATCGCGCCCGGCACGCCGCCGCGGGTGCTGCTGGCGCCGCCGCGGCCGCGCTTCGACCTGCAGGCGCGCTTCGCCCGGGTCGATGCCTGGGTCGCGGGAGCGCAGGATTTCGCCGAAGAAGGCCGCGACGGCCGCGGCCGCGCCTACCGGTTGCAGGCCCGGGTCACCTACGACGACCAGGACCGGCCGCGCGCGCTGATCCTGGTGGTCGCCGACCCGGCCCTGCGCGACGCCGCGCAGGCGGCCTTCGTCCGCAACACCTTGCTGATCGTCGCCGCGCTGGCGGCGCTCGGCCTGCTGCTCGGCAACCTCTTGGCGCGGCGCGCGTTGCGCCCGGTGGTGCAGTCGTTCGAGATGCAGGAGCGCTTCATCGCCTCGGCCGCGCACGAGCTGCGCGCGCCGGTGGCCAATCTGCGCGCGCTGTGCGAATCCGCCGCGGCCGGCGACGACAGCCCGCAGCGCGCCCTCGATCGGGTCGGCGACATCGCCTTGCAGGCCTCCGGTCTGGTCGACAAACTGCTGTTGCTGGCGCGGCTGGATTCGGGCGGCGCGCCGCTGCAGAAGCAATCGCTGCGCCTGGACCTGCTGGCGGAAGCGGCGCTGCCGGACGACGGTTCGGTCGCGCTGGAGGCGCGCGAATCGGTGGTCCAGGCCGATCCGGTGCTGCTGCAGTCGGCGTTGCGCAACCTGGTCGAGAACGCGCTCGCCCACGGCCGCCGCGACGGAGCGCCCGCCGCGGTCAGGGTGACGGTGGGCGCGGGCTGGGTCACGGTCGAAGACGACGGCCCCGGGTTCCCCGAGAGCTTGCGCCAACGCCTGGCGCAACCCTTCGTCGCCAGCGCCGGCAGCCGCGGCGCCGGCCTGGGCCTGTCGATCGTGCGCCACATCGCGCAGCTGCACGGCGGCTCCCTGAGCCTGGAAAACCGCGAATCCGGCGGCGCCCGCGCAGTGCTGCGCCTGCCGGACTGA
- a CDS encoding agmatine deiminase family protein — MQTATSPRAGRLRTALAGALLSALALTGSAAAAQAGSGYLPDETARHDATWLQWPHRYTYGSAYRDRLEPTWIAMTRALVQSEKVRIVVYDAAEQARVRGKLSAAGVSLARVEFLIWPTDDVWARDNGPIFVYGANDELKIADWGFNGWGEDAPYRKDAALRGAVAAELGIERVDLSDYIVEGGAVEVDGRGVLMATRSSILEPMRNPGVSQSELETALAAQLGVAKFIWLDGGPGGKDDITDMHIDGFARFGTPDTIVTMSRADLRYWGLSSTDIERLRAARDLDEQPYRFVELPLTARDVVTDYGYNIRFKGSYVNYYVANTVVLVPEYKDPNDAAAKAILQRLYPDRKVIGIDVRNLYRNGGMVHCVTQQQPAAL; from the coding sequence ATGCAGACCGCTACCTCCCCCCGCGCAGGCCGCCTGCGCACCGCGCTGGCCGGCGCCTTGCTGTCGGCGCTGGCCCTGACCGGCAGCGCCGCCGCGGCCCAGGCCGGCTCGGGCTACCTGCCCGACGAAACCGCCCGCCACGACGCCACCTGGCTGCAATGGCCGCACCGCTACACCTACGGCAGCGCTTACCGCGACCGCCTGGAGCCGACCTGGATCGCGATGACCCGCGCCCTGGTGCAGAGCGAGAAGGTGCGCATCGTGGTCTACGACGCCGCGGAACAGGCGCGGGTGCGCGGCAAGCTGAGCGCGGCCGGCGTGTCGCTGGCCCGGGTCGAGTTCCTGATCTGGCCGACCGACGACGTGTGGGCGCGCGACAACGGCCCGATCTTCGTCTACGGCGCCAACGACGAGCTCAAGATCGCCGACTGGGGCTTCAACGGCTGGGGCGAGGACGCGCCGTACCGCAAGGACGCCGCCTTGCGCGGCGCGGTGGCGGCCGAACTCGGCATCGAGCGGGTCGACCTGAGCGATTACATCGTCGAAGGCGGCGCGGTCGAAGTCGACGGCCGCGGCGTGCTGATGGCCACGCGCAGCTCGATCCTGGAACCGATGCGCAACCCCGGCGTGAGCCAGAGCGAACTGGAGACCGCGCTCGCCGCCCAGCTCGGCGTGGCCAAGTTCATCTGGCTGGACGGCGGCCCCGGCGGCAAGGACGACATCACCGACATGCACATCGACGGCTTCGCCCGATTCGGCACGCCCGACACCATCGTCACCATGAGCCGCGCCGACCTGCGCTATTGGGGCCTGTCCTCGACCGACATCGAGCGCCTGCGCGCGGCGCGCGACCTGGACGAGCAGCCGTACCGCTTCGTCGAGCTGCCGCTGACCGCGCGCGACGTGGTCACCGACTACGGCTACAACATCCGCTTCAAGGGTTCCTACGTGAATTACTACGTCGCCAACACCGTGGTGCTGGTGCCGGAATACAAGGATCCCAACGACGCCGCGGCCAAGGCGATCCTGCAGCGCCTGTACCCGGACCGCAAGGTGATCGGCATCGACGTGCGCAACCTGTACCGCAACGGCGGCATGGTGCATTGCGTGACCCAGCAGCAGCCGGCGGCGCTGTAA